In Liquorilactobacillus nagelii DSM 13675, the following proteins share a genomic window:
- the manA gene encoding mannose-6-phosphate isomerase, class I, which produces MIEPLFLKPYFQEKMWGGTRLKSEFGYQIPSDHTGECWAISAHPHGRAIVENGEFSGVPLDQLWQEHRELFGNAKGKVFPLLTKILDAHRDLSVQVHPDDNYAAEHEHELGKTECWYIIAAKPDAKLIYGHTAQTRAELAEMIKQQKWQQLLRYVPVKAGDFFYVPSGTIHALGAGIMALETQQSSDTTYRVYDFDRVDPTTHQKRQLHLQQSIDVTNVPHVDPRLQSKKYRVGDAQVIQYVETDFFAVYRWDLTGGGTANFVRKDAPYTLMSVLSGSGQLQINGQDYSLKKGQHLILPFQVKSWKISGQLEIIASEPGEKS; this is translated from the coding sequence ATGATAGAACCCTTGTTTTTAAAACCATATTTTCAAGAAAAGATGTGGGGTGGGACTCGGCTGAAAAGTGAATTTGGTTACCAAATACCAAGTGATCACACAGGCGAATGTTGGGCAATTTCGGCACATCCTCACGGCCGGGCAATTGTTGAGAATGGAGAATTTTCAGGCGTACCGCTTGATCAACTTTGGCAAGAACACCGTGAACTTTTTGGAAATGCTAAAGGAAAAGTTTTTCCATTGCTGACTAAAATATTAGATGCTCACAGAGACTTGTCAGTACAAGTTCATCCAGATGATAATTACGCGGCCGAACATGAACATGAATTAGGCAAAACTGAATGTTGGTATATTATTGCAGCCAAACCAGATGCTAAACTAATTTATGGTCATACCGCTCAAACACGTGCCGAGTTAGCTGAAATGATTAAGCAGCAAAAATGGCAGCAATTATTACGTTATGTTCCAGTTAAAGCTGGTGATTTCTTTTATGTACCTAGTGGCACAATCCATGCTCTCGGCGCGGGAATTATGGCATTAGAAACACAACAAAGTTCGGATACGACTTATCGAGTTTATGATTTTGACCGAGTTGATCCAACAACTCATCAAAAGAGACAGTTGCATTTGCAACAGTCAATTGACGTCACGAATGTTCCACACGTTGATCCGAGATTACAATCGAAAAAATATCGAGTGGGGGATGCACAAGTGATCCAATACGTGGAGACTGACTTTTTTGCGGTTTATCGTTGGGACTTGACTGGTGGTGGAACAGCAAATTTTGTTCGAAAAGACGCACCTTATACGTTGATGTCGGTTTTATCTGGAAGTGGCCAATTACAAATTAATGGACAAGACTATTCTTTGAAAAAAGGTCAGCATCTAATTTTGCCATTTCAAGTTAAATCATGGAAAATTAGTGGTCAATTAGAAATTATTGCATCAGAACCCGGGGAAAAGTCTTAG
- a CDS encoding Hsp20/alpha crystallin family protein has product MANDLNRYNGLLDNLGGWMNDDFFKNFGKNVFNKLPIKGDLKTDIKETKDAYQVKIDMPGFDKKNIHINYDNDVLSIAGTRDSFSDESDKEGNTVYSERSYGEFSRQYHLPDVDRDKVSAKYNEGVLNLTLPKVEKVEDSASHIEIE; this is encoded by the coding sequence ATGGCTAATGATTTAAATCGTTATAATGGTTTACTGGATAATTTAGGTGGCTGGATGAATGATGACTTCTTTAAGAACTTTGGAAAAAATGTTTTCAATAAATTGCCAATTAAAGGTGATTTAAAAACAGATATTAAAGAGACTAAAGATGCCTATCAAGTAAAAATTGATATGCCGGGTTTTGATAAAAAAAATATTCATATCAACTATGATAATGATGTTTTATCAATTGCTGGAACACGTGATAGTTTTAGTGATGAAAGCGACAAAGAAGGAAATACTGTCTACAGTGAACGTTCCTATGGCGAATTTTCAAGACAATATCATTTACCCGATGTAGATCGTGACAAAGTTAGTGCAAAATATAATGAAGGTGTTTTAAATTTAACTTTGCCAAAGGTTGAAAAAGTTGAAGATAGTGCGAGTCATATTGAAATTGAATAA
- a CDS encoding DUF554 domain-containing protein → MFIGIGTIVNTGAVIAGGLGGYLFQRILTKKMQETLMQALGTAVIFIGISGALSQILVIQHHLLTTKGTMMAAISLALGAFIGELLNIEGQFNRLGNWLRTRVGRQNDSKFIDAFVIATLTTCVGAMAIIGPLQDALAHDPTMLFTKAILDGVIVALYTAALGIGAIFCALPIFIFQGSITLLAAIISPWLSTSMTNGISLVGSMLIFCIGLNLLLNCKIRVANMLPAILIVVLYAVFE, encoded by the coding sequence ATGTTTATCGGAATTGGAACTATCGTCAATACTGGAGCTGTTATTGCTGGAGGATTGGGTGGTTATCTTTTTCAACGGATTTTAACCAAAAAAATGCAAGAAACTTTAATGCAAGCACTTGGAACAGCTGTAATTTTTATTGGTATCTCTGGTGCCTTAAGTCAAATTTTAGTGATTCAACACCATCTTTTAACAACTAAAGGCACTATGATGGCTGCAATTTCATTAGCTCTGGGAGCCTTTATTGGTGAGCTGTTAAATATTGAGGGGCAATTTAATCGTTTAGGAAATTGGTTACGTACACGTGTTGGTCGACAAAATGATTCAAAATTCATTGATGCGTTTGTAATTGCTACTTTGACGACTTGCGTTGGAGCCATGGCAATCATCGGTCCATTACAAGATGCTTTAGCACATGATCCAACTATGCTGTTTACTAAAGCAATTTTAGATGGTGTAATTGTAGCATTATACACAGCTGCGCTTGGAATTGGCGCAATTTTTTGTGCTTTGCCAATTTTTATTTTTCAGGGTAGCATTACCTTGTTAGCGGCAATTATTTCACCTTGGTTGAGTACTTCAATGACGAATGGGATCTCCCTGGTAGGTTCGATGCTCATTTTTTGCATCGGTCTGAATCTTCTTTTAAATTGCAAAATACGAGTCGCTAATATGCTCCCTGCAATTTTGATCGTAGTGCTTTATGCAGTTTTTGAATAG
- a CDS encoding glycosyltransferase gives MKIALITQYLEGHGGTERVITELLNHDLNNTYLVLVPHSGDHPEWLQWIKRTTGQQVKICSTVTKNEQLEFITQNLLTYQPDIVLGLEGKANRLAAKIRQQYHLNYQIVSWGHTSIKETDFFSQDDLQFPDYHLAISSGIEKQLQELGVPAAKIFLIYNPVTIERQPIIPIPPKNQPFHPVFIGRMILDGQKNIRLLFDSLKLLQIPWRLDMFGKGYDLAKVKYYAQKLNIAEKITWHGWLPDPWEKIRQADALLLSSNYEGFPMVLVEAISRGLPVISTNCPTGPQDIINQKNGILTPMNDATAFANACTWLYLNRFAYNHQQVQQTIKMFDVRNYIRHLQEIYCYVTGKTQKLTFNFTQNNTLEQTRTD, from the coding sequence ATGAAAATTGCTCTAATAACACAATATCTTGAAGGCCATGGTGGCACCGAACGTGTAATTACTGAATTGCTAAACCATGATTTAAACAACACTTATTTAGTTTTAGTTCCACACAGTGGCGATCATCCCGAGTGGCTTCAATGGATTAAACGAACAACTGGTCAACAGGTTAAAATTTGTTCAACTGTCACGAAAAATGAGCAGCTAGAATTTATTACACAAAACTTACTTACTTATCAACCAGATATCGTTTTAGGATTAGAGGGAAAAGCCAATCGATTAGCTGCTAAAATAAGGCAACAATACCATTTGAATTATCAGATTGTTTCTTGGGGACATACTTCCATTAAGGAAACAGATTTTTTCAGTCAAGATGATTTACAGTTTCCAGATTATCATCTAGCTATCAGTTCTGGTATTGAAAAGCAACTGCAAGAATTAGGCGTTCCAGCTGCTAAAATTTTTCTTATATACAACCCTGTAACCATTGAACGTCAACCTATTATTCCCATTCCCCCCAAAAATCAGCCATTCCATCCAGTCTTCATCGGTCGAATGATCCTTGATGGTCAAAAAAATATTCGGTTGTTATTTGACTCTCTCAAATTATTACAAATTCCTTGGCGATTAGATATGTTTGGCAAAGGCTATGATTTAGCAAAAGTTAAGTATTATGCTCAAAAATTAAACATCGCAGAAAAAATCACTTGGCATGGTTGGCTGCCAGATCCTTGGGAAAAAATCCGTCAAGCTGATGCTCTCTTACTAAGCTCAAATTATGAAGGTTTTCCGATGGTGCTTGTTGAAGCAATTTCTCGAGGATTACCGGTTATCTCGACCAATTGTCCTACTGGTCCACAAGATATTATCAATCAAAAAAATGGAATTTTAACTCCAATGAATGATGCTACTGCTTTTGCTAATGCCTGTACTTGGCTTTATCTTAATCGCTTTGCCTATAACCATCAGCAAGTCCAACAAACTATTAAAATGTTTGATGTTAGAAACTATATTCGACATTTACAAGAAATTTATTGTTATGTGACCGGCAAAACTCAAAAATTAACTTTTAACTTCACTCAAAATAACACTCTAGAACAAACTAGGACTGATTAA
- a CDS encoding PspC domain-containing protein, translated as MNRQRKLTKSADKIVSGVFGGIAEYFSWDKSWTRIIGALLIIFPGQIFLGILLYVIAAIVMPDQQKPLKQKDDTIIDGDFRE; from the coding sequence ATGAATAGACAACGAAAATTGACTAAATCGGCTGATAAAATAGTTTCTGGTGTATTTGGTGGAATTGCTGAATACTTTTCATGGGATAAATCTTGGACGAGAATTATCGGAGCACTTTTGATTATTTTCCCTGGACAGATATTTTTAGGAATTTTATTATACGTGATTGCGGCTATTGTAATGCCTGATCAGCAAAAACCTTTAAAGCAGAAAGATGACACTATTATTGATGGTGATTTTCGCGAATAA
- a CDS encoding Gfo/Idh/MocA family protein — MKFGVIGVEEQALKLFLPLYFENRNQGEFLFVVNKPEIKEKLMQQYQISCPYQSLDQLIANGIDACFIHGSSAEQLKLAEHCLQKGIHVFIDRPVGESLTEIKNLQKLALDNRRIFMLGFNRRFAPMVDRLKEVPNKRLLNVQKNLMNFKRPVGDMINEMFIHLLDTAVYLIDEPIQNVTSQIKANEGYLTTAVMQLETEHTTAWIALDAQAGAENEQIQLTSGSGYGNLKNLQQLELETGTTKRIWTPEKWATPLAVYGFSQMVTAFIQAVRSQTSTKLKQKNICLSHRLCTEMWQKYQQR; from the coding sequence ATGAAATTCGGTGTTATAGGTGTTGAAGAACAAGCGTTAAAATTGTTTTTGCCGTTATATTTTGAAAATCGTAATCAAGGCGAATTCCTGTTTGTGGTTAACAAACCAGAAATAAAAGAAAAGTTAATGCAGCAATATCAAATTAGTTGCCCGTATCAGAGTTTGGATCAATTGATTGCTAACGGAATTGATGCTTGTTTTATTCATGGTTCCTCCGCAGAACAATTGAAATTGGCTGAGCACTGTTTACAGAAAGGGATTCATGTCTTTATTGATCGGCCAGTTGGAGAATCATTAACAGAGATAAAAAATTTACAAAAGTTGGCGCTAGATAACCGCCGAATTTTTATGTTAGGTTTTAATCGCCGATTTGCACCAATGGTTGATCGTTTGAAGGAAGTTCCTAATAAACGACTATTAAATGTTCAAAAGAACTTGATGAACTTTAAACGACCTGTGGGTGATATGATAAATGAAATGTTCATTCATCTGCTTGATACGGCAGTATACCTAATTGATGAGCCAATTCAAAATGTTACAAGTCAAATCAAAGCCAACGAGGGCTATTTAACAACAGCCGTTATGCAATTAGAAACAGAACATACGACAGCCTGGATTGCTTTGGATGCTCAGGCTGGTGCTGAGAACGAACAAATTCAGTTAACTAGTGGTTCTGGTTATGGTAATTTAAAGAATTTGCAGCAATTAGAATTAGAAACGGGAACGACCAAAAGAATTTGGACACCAGAAAAATGGGCGACACCATTAGCTGTTTATGGCTTTTCACAAATGGTAACGGCTTTTATACAAGCTGTTCGCTCGCAAACCTCAACAAAACTCAAACAAAAAAATATCTGTTTAAGTCATCGACTATGTACTGAGATGTGGCAAAAGTATCAGCAACGATAA